In Marmota flaviventris isolate mMarFla1 chromosome 17, mMarFla1.hap1, whole genome shotgun sequence, a single genomic region encodes these proteins:
- the Rpl27 gene encoding large ribosomal subunit protein eL27 — protein MGKFMKPGKVVLVLAGRYSGRKAVIVKNIDDGTSDRPYSHALVAGIDRYPRKVTAAMGKKKIAKRSKIKSFVKVYNYNHLMPTRYSVDIPLDKTVVNKDVFRDPALKRKARREAKIKFEERYKTGKNKWFFQKLRF, from the exons ATGGGCAAGTTCATGAAACCCGGGAAGGTGGTGTTGGTCCTGGCCGGACGCTACTCTGGACGCAAAGCTGTCATTGTGAAG AATATTGATGATGGCACATCAGACCGTCCCTACAGCCATGCTCTGGTGGCTGGAATCGACCGCTATCCCCGCAAAGTGACAGCTGCCATGGGCAAGAAGAAAATCGCCAAAAGGTCAAAGATCAAGTCTTTTGTGAAAGTTTATAATTACAATCACCTCATGCCCACAAG GTACTCTGTCGATATCCCCTTGGACAAAACTGTCGTCAACAAGGATGTCTTCAGAGACCCTGCTCTTAAACGTAAGGCCCGTCGGGAAGCCAAGATTAAGTTTGAAGAGAG gTACAAGACAGGCAAGAACAAATGGTTCTTCCAGAAGCTTCGGTtttag